From one Deltaproteobacteria bacterium genomic stretch:
- a CDS encoding efflux RND transporter periplasmic adaptor subunit: MPTRFIYCLLALFFLSFSAYSTAAENKAGTKPGPKAAPVVAGQAVRGQMPIVLPAIGTVEASEVVEIKTRITGLLRAVHFKEGQDVRQGAPLFSLDCRDLEAALRAARADLDRSRAQLAKAGEDKRRYDDLLRQGIISKDQQETTATALSALQAEIRAGEAAVEAARVELSFAEIRSPITGRTGVLQAHAGNMIKANADTPMVVISKVEPVHVRFAVPEAHLRAIMAGQAVRPLVVRAKPAGAPQAVAGELYFIDSAVDAGTGTIALKARFANTARTLWPGQFTDVTLDVGGLEDVVLVPVQAVMPGAEGEFVYVIRPDKTVDYRLVKTGQSHDGLVVVTSGLEGGESVVLEGHLRLTPGAAVTIRPQKGDDSGPAAMGEGGARQ; the protein is encoded by the coding sequence ATGCCGACCAGATTCATATATTGCCTTCTGGCCCTATTTTTTCTTTCCTTCTCCGCATATTCCACTGCGGCCGAAAACAAAGCCGGCACCAAACCCGGACCCAAGGCCGCGCCGGTCGTCGCCGGACAGGCAGTGCGCGGCCAAATGCCCATTGTGCTCCCGGCCATCGGCACGGTGGAGGCCAGCGAGGTGGTCGAGATCAAAACCCGCATCACCGGCCTGCTGCGCGCGGTCCACTTCAAGGAAGGCCAGGATGTACGCCAGGGCGCCCCGCTTTTTTCCCTGGACTGCCGCGATCTGGAGGCGGCCCTGCGTGCGGCCCGAGCTGACCTGGATCGCTCCCGCGCCCAGCTGGCCAAGGCTGGAGAAGACAAACGCCGATACGACGACCTGCTGCGCCAGGGCATCATCAGCAAGGACCAGCAGGAAACCACGGCCACGGCACTGAGCGCCCTGCAGGCCGAGATCCGGGCGGGCGAGGCAGCCGTGGAAGCGGCCAGGGTCGAACTGTCCTTCGCGGAAATCCGTTCGCCCATCACTGGCCGTACCGGGGTGCTGCAAGCCCATGCCGGGAACATGATCAAGGCCAATGCCGACACGCCCATGGTCGTCATCTCCAAAGTGGAACCCGTGCATGTGCGCTTTGCCGTGCCCGAGGCCCATCTGCGGGCCATCATGGCCGGGCAGGCCGTAAGACCCCTTGTGGTCCGGGCCAAACCGGCCGGAGCACCCCAGGCCGTTGCCGGAGAATTGTATTTTATCGACAGTGCCGTGGACGCCGGCACCGGGACCATCGCCCTCAAGGCCCGCTTTGCCAACACGGCGCGGACCTTGTGGCCGGGCCAGTTCACCGACGTGACCCTGGACGTGGGCGGCCTTGAAGATGTGGTGTTGGTGCCGGTCCAGGCCGTGATGCCGGGCGCGGAAGGGGAATTCGTCTATGTCATCCGGCCGGACAAGACCGTGGACTACCGGCTGGTCAAAACCGGCCAAAGCCATGACGGCCTTGTGGTGGTGACGTCGGGTCTGGAAGGCGGGGAAAGCGTGGTTCTGGAAGGGCACCTGCGTCTGACGCCGGGCGCGGCCGTGACCATCCGCCCGCAAAAGGGCGACGATTCCGGACCGGCCGCCATGGGTGAGGGTGGGGCCAGGCAATGA